The following proteins are encoded in a genomic region of Streptococcus equi subsp. equi:
- a CDS encoding Streptococcal histidine triad protein, producing the protein MDQLHGLDKKYRHVEEDGLIFEPTQVTLANAFGYVIPHGDHYHIIPREQLSALEITLADRYLAGQTQGSPIAKPKPATQDQTAKEVTHQFLGHQIKAYGKGLDGKPYDTSDHYVFSKASISSVDKAGITAKHEEHFHYMGFGELEQEELDQVAQWLQEHGQADEIARALVQSDGKDMSFDAKHVSRKVTNGGKVGYMMTKDGKEYFYDREHLDLTQIAFAEQELMLKDKQHYIYDIVDTGVQPKLAVEVSSLPMHAGNATYDTWTSFVIPHIDHIHVVPYSWLTKDQIATIKYVMQHPNTRPDVWSNPNHDEAGGVIANVTPADQRTSMENWQIIHSAEEVQAAIKAGRYAAPDGYIFDPKDVLAEGTFVWRNDSFSIPRVGGRSLRTITKDELSHDEWQKVQELLGNKTSDAAESTIKPTKDQEPSAQDTAADGIEQTKSLFDDIPNYGLDRATLERQINQLAEIAGIKPEYLIFVPEGVKFYDQKGHLMLYDVTTLQQIK; encoded by the coding sequence TTGGATCAATTGCATGGCTTGGATAAGAAATACAGGCACGTCGAGGAAGATGGTCTCATTTTTGAGCCAACTCAGGTGACCCTTGCCAATGCCTTTGGCTATGTTATTCCTCATGGAGATCACTACCATATTATTCCTCGTGAGCAATTGTCAGCCCTTGAAATAACCTTGGCTGATCGTTACCTAGCAGGTCAAACGCAGGGCAGTCCAATAGCTAAGCCAAAGCCAGCTACTCAAGACCAGACTGCAAAAGAGGTTACACATCAATTCCTTGGCCATCAGATTAAGGCTTATGGTAAAGGCTTAGATGGCAAGCCTTATGACACGAGTGATCATTATGTCTTTAGTAAGGCATCTATTTCCTCTGTTGATAAGGCAGGCATCACAGCTAAGCATGAGGAGCATTTCCATTACATGGGCTTTGGTGAGCTAGAGCAAGAGGAGCTTGACCAGGTTGCACAATGGCTGCAGGAGCATGGTCAAGCAGATGAGATTGCAAGGGCATTAGTTCAATCAGACGGTAAAGACATGTCCTTTGACGCTAAGCATGTCAGTCGCAAGGTAACCAATGGCGGTAAGGTTGGTTACATGATGACAAAAGATGGCAAAGAGTATTTCTATGATCGTGAGCATTTAGACCTAACACAAATTGCCTTTGCAGAGCAAGAGCTCATGCTTAAGGATAAGCAACACTATATTTATGACATTGTTGATACAGGCGTTCAGCCAAAGCTAGCTGTAGAGGTATCCAGCCTACCGATGCATGCTGGTAATGCAACCTATGATACATGGACATCTTTTGTCATTCCTCACATCGATCATATCCATGTTGTACCTTATTCATGGCTAACTAAGGATCAGATTGCGACCATCAAATATGTCATGCAGCACCCTAATACTCGTCCTGATGTTTGGTCTAACCCAAATCATGATGAAGCTGGAGGAGTCATTGCTAATGTCACACCAGCTGATCAACGTACTTCAATGGAAAACTGGCAAATTATTCACTCTGCCGAAGAGGTCCAAGCAGCTATCAAGGCAGGTCGGTACGCAGCTCCAGATGGCTATATTTTTGATCCTAAGGACGTTCTTGCTGAAGGAACCTTTGTTTGGCGTAATGATTCCTTTAGCATTCCTAGAGTTGGTGGACGCTCTTTAAGAACCATTACTAAAGATGAGTTATCTCATGATGAATGGCAAAAGGTTCAAGAATTATTAGGCAATAAGACCTCAGACGCAGCTGAAAGCACTATTAAGCCAACCAAAGACCAGGAACCGTCAGCGCAAGATACTGCCGCAGATGGCATAGAGCAGACCAAGTCTTTATTTGACGATATTCCTAATTATGGTTTAGATCGGGCAACTCTTGAACGTCAGATCAATCAGTTAGCTGAAATAGCAGGCATTAAACCGGAGTATCTTATTTTCGTGCCAGAGGGTGTCAAATTCTATGACCAAAAAGGACACCTAATGCTTTATGATGTGACAACATTGCAACAAATCAAATAA
- a CDS encoding Streptococcal histidine triad protein, protein MKKKHIVLGSAVAILLATNAASYQFGMHKALNSSSKDNSIAYIDSKDGKKALPKEKTMDQISAEEGISAEQIVVKITDQGYVTSHGDHFHFYNGKVPYDAILSEELLMTDPNYQFKQSDVVNEILDGYIIKVDGKYYVYLKPGSKRKNIRTKQQIAEQVEKGTKEAKEKGLAKVAHLSKAEVAAVNEARSQGRYTTDDGYIFSPTDVIGDMGDAFLVPHGSHFHYIPKKDLSPSELVAAQAY, encoded by the coding sequence GTGAAAAAGAAGCATATTGTTTTAGGATCAGCTGTGGCCATTTTATTGGCTACTAATGCTGCTTCATATCAGTTTGGAATGCATAAGGCTCTAAATTCCTCATCTAAAGATAATAGCATTGCCTATATTGATTCAAAGGATGGCAAAAAAGCCCTCCCCAAAGAAAAAACAATGGATCAAATCAGCGCAGAAGAGGGGATCTCTGCAGAGCAAATCGTTGTTAAAATCACAGATCAAGGCTATGTAACCTCACATGGTGATCATTTCCATTTCTACAATGGTAAGGTTCCCTATGATGCTATTCTTAGTGAAGAGCTATTAATGACGGACCCCAATTATCAGTTTAAACAGTCTGATGTTGTTAACGAGATTCTAGATGGCTATATTATCAAGGTTGATGGCAAGTATTATGTTTATCTAAAGCCAGGAAGCAAGCGTAAAAATATTCGTACCAAGCAGCAAATTGCTGAGCAGGTTGAAAAGGGAACAAAGGAAGCTAAGGAAAAAGGCTTGGCTAAGGTTGCCCACTTGAGTAAGGCAGAGGTGGCAGCTGTTAACGAAGCAAGAAGTCAAGGACGCTATACAACTGATGATGGCTATATCTTTAGCCCGACAGATGTTATTGGAGACATGGGAGATGCCTTTTTAGTGCCCCATGGCAGTCACTTCCACTATATTCCTAAAAAGGACTTATCCCCAAGTGAGCTAGTAGCAGCGCAGGCCTATTAG
- the znuA_2 gene encoding zinc-binding lipoprotein LraI precursor, laminin-binding protein, which yields MKRKWIHLTLLLALFSGLVACSKPKEQSKQSRGMTIVTSFYPIYAMTKAVSGELNDVRMIQSGAGIHSFEPSVNDVAAIYDADLFVYHSHTLEAWADDLDPNLKKSKVAVFEASKSLTLDRVTGLEDIEVTDGIDPATLYDPHTWTDPILAGEEALAIAKELSRLDPKHEAIYTENAQAFQKEAKELADEYTKKFKKTSSKTFVTQHTAFSYLAKRFGLKQLGISGISPEQEPTPRQLTEIQDFVKEYKVKTIFAEDNVNPKIAKAIAKTAGAKVKLLSPLEAAPKNNKSYLDNLRANLEALYQSLK from the coding sequence ATGAAAAGAAAATGGATACATTTAACACTGTTGCTTGCTCTTTTTTCAGGTCTTGTTGCCTGTAGCAAGCCCAAGGAGCAAAGCAAGCAGTCAAGAGGCATGACGATCGTCACTAGCTTTTATCCTATTTACGCCATGACAAAGGCGGTATCTGGTGAGCTAAACGATGTTCGGATGATTCAGTCAGGGGCAGGTATTCATTCCTTTGAGCCATCTGTAAATGACGTTGCTGCCATTTACGATGCTGATTTATTTGTTTATCACTCTCACACCCTAGAGGCCTGGGCTGATGATTTGGATCCTAATTTGAAGAAATCAAAGGTTGCTGTTTTTGAAGCTTCCAAATCTTTAACCTTAGATCGTGTTACTGGTTTGGAGGATATTGAGGTGACAGATGGCATTGACCCTGCTACCCTGTATGATCCTCATACCTGGACAGATCCTATTTTAGCAGGTGAAGAAGCACTCGCTATTGCTAAGGAGCTCAGTCGTTTAGATCCTAAGCATGAGGCCATTTACACTGAGAATGCTCAAGCATTCCAAAAGGAAGCAAAAGAGCTGGCTGATGAGTACACTAAAAAGTTTAAAAAGACATCATCTAAAACCTTTGTCACACAGCACACAGCCTTTTCTTATCTAGCAAAACGCTTTGGCTTAAAGCAGTTAGGTATTTCTGGTATTTCGCCAGAGCAAGAGCCTACTCCTCGCCAACTAACTGAAATTCAAGACTTTGTTAAAGAATATAAGGTAAAAACGATTTTTGCAGAGGATAATGTTAATCCTAAAATTGCTAAGGCGATAGCTAAAACAGCAGGAGCAAAGGTCAAGCTGCTCAGTCCACTAGAGGCAGCGCCCAAAAACAACAAGTCCTATCTAGACAATTTGAGAGCTAATTTGGAAGCTCTTTACCAAAGCTTAAAATAA
- a CDS encoding cell surface-anchored protein, whose amino-acid sequence MKKQSLKKVSLLTVTVISSLALAANANTYTTYARDNVVTATSQAAEGFDFVATILDSNGRALEGKTVVLLDTTANPAKQVASAVSNSNGQAIFTQLPLNINLSVSVDGETKGYTVRTSLAGSKEAASFVAKGAGTKEPLYSKNVIDITVRNQDSEPLEGQTVTLKIRQGQLVGSLVSDKNGKVTFKDRLLDGTFYHYELNGKYIGQVMTKMSVNAYLDTSSSSSSGTSPQSKDTPKQEDGKSSPLEEGFHFVVTALDKEDRVVAGKEVSLTALIDGAKTTIASAKTNADGQAVFTKLPLSRNISVSIDGKLQGYTVRTSESNEHKAAAFYVDGKGTKPVVYSKTPAIVTVYDANGNKLAGQEVVLKNRYGAIRAIGKTDQSGKATFVNQLMDGMFYEIVINGVKIPKKASTGSDVSGFLTKAQIRTDNKLSESERHSKDTKPLGKEPKDPEKDKNVAKPETKSSSNRNVAPKEGKKETKALPRSGESAAPMVAFMGVLLIGLAAVIGLVTKRRSS is encoded by the coding sequence ATGAAGAAACAGTCATTGAAAAAAGTCAGTCTTTTAACGGTTACTGTTATATCTAGCTTGGCCTTGGCAGCCAATGCCAATACCTATACGACTTATGCCAGAGACAACGTTGTCACTGCGACGTCGCAAGCGGCTGAGGGTTTTGATTTTGTTGCCACGATACTTGATAGCAACGGTCGTGCTCTTGAAGGAAAAACAGTTGTCTTGTTAGACACGACAGCTAATCCCGCTAAGCAGGTAGCTTCTGCTGTCTCTAACAGCAATGGTCAGGCTATTTTTACTCAATTACCCTTAAACATTAATTTGAGTGTTTCTGTTGACGGGGAAACCAAGGGCTATACAGTGAGAACCAGTCTTGCTGGATCTAAAGAGGCAGCAAGCTTTGTCGCTAAGGGAGCAGGGACAAAGGAGCCTCTTTATAGTAAAAATGTCATTGATATTACGGTCCGAAATCAAGATAGTGAGCCCTTAGAAGGGCAAACAGTCACCCTAAAAATACGTCAGGGTCAACTGGTGGGAAGTCTTGTCTCAGATAAAAATGGAAAGGTAACCTTCAAGGATCGTTTGTTGGACGGAACCTTTTATCATTATGAGCTTAATGGTAAGTATATAGGGCAGGTCATGACAAAAATGTCTGTTAATGCTTACCTTGATACCTCATCAAGCTCGTCATCAGGTACGTCACCTCAGTCCAAGGACACTCCTAAGCAGGAGGATGGAAAGTCAAGTCCGCTAGAGGAAGGCTTTCATTTTGTTGTCACTGCCCTAGATAAAGAGGATAGGGTTGTTGCAGGCAAGGAGGTAAGCTTGACTGCTCTGATAGACGGTGCTAAGACGACAATTGCTTCAGCAAAGACAAATGCTGATGGTCAAGCAGTCTTTACCAAACTACCACTATCACGTAATATCAGTGTCTCAATTGATGGTAAGCTACAGGGCTATACTGTTCGCACGAGTGAGTCTAATGAGCATAAGGCTGCTGCTTTTTATGTCGACGGTAAAGGAACAAAGCCTGTTGTTTACTCTAAGACACCAGCCATAGTAACTGTTTATGATGCCAATGGAAATAAGTTGGCAGGGCAAGAGGTTGTGCTGAAAAATCGATACGGAGCTATCAGGGCAATAGGCAAAACTGATCAATCAGGTAAGGCAACCTTTGTGAATCAGCTCATGGACGGTATGTTTTATGAGATTGTTATCAACGGGGTCAAGATACCTAAAAAAGCCTCTACCGGTAGTGATGTCAGCGGCTTTTTAACCAAAGCTCAAATCAGAACCGATAATAAACTCAGCGAGTCTGAGCGCCATTCTAAAGACACAAAGCCCTTAGGCAAGGAGCCAAAGGATCCTGAAAAGGATAAGAATGTCGCTAAGCCAGAAACCAAGTCCTCGTCAAACCGTAATGTAGCCCCTAAAGAAGGTAAAAAAGAGACTAAGGCTTTGCCAAGATCTGGTGAATCAGCAGCGCCGATGGTAGCGTTCATGGGAGTTCTATTAATAGGCCTTGCAGCTGTCATCGGTCTTGTGACAAAACGTCGCTCTAGCTAA